The following proteins are encoded in a genomic region of Lachnospiraceae bacterium KM106-2:
- a CDS encoding stage II sporulation protein P: protein MTNEETHSKNYLSFIFIPIFFILLFYVVYLAGNVYLSRQTKTKLTQFFSSAVTNLSNSFVTRNAAFFRYLENSVPDYSRPMDTLVKQSIPVSNFVFMDDANVYFAGLSSENGLSALSTEANDGEVFSDTQSSLPGEAYYEEDEAEDENDSTTALTQHAYSGTQKEMISHNQSLINQLKSSLSLDYLIENFYHVNDKTGIDTNIFNVEKLLNTDLSIQKDSNKPQILIYHTHANEWFSDSDKSNKDDLMLGVGRYLAKILTEKYGYNVIHHEGIYDTGVHKYAYMKALSKIKAILKENPSIVAVFDLHRDGVGNDKHTTVEVNHVKMAQIMFFNGVSYNKSGPIDNLYNPNLQSNLAFSLQMKLFAMQKYPNFTKTIFLKNYRYNMHLAKRYSLVEVGDQNNTVEEAKNAMVPLAAIIDAVLSGNSK, encoded by the coding sequence ATGACAAATGAAGAAACACATTCCAAAAACTATTTATCCTTCATTTTCATACCTATTTTTTTCATCTTATTGTTTTATGTGGTTTATCTTGCCGGAAACGTCTATCTGAGCAGGCAGACTAAGACAAAACTAACGCAGTTCTTCTCATCTGCTGTCACTAACCTTTCCAATAGTTTTGTCACTCGCAATGCAGCCTTCTTTCGTTATTTAGAAAACAGCGTACCCGATTACTCCAGACCTATGGACACACTCGTCAAACAATCGATACCGGTTAGCAACTTTGTATTCATGGATGATGCCAATGTATACTTTGCCGGACTTTCCTCTGAAAATGGGTTATCCGCTCTGTCGACAGAAGCAAATGATGGTGAAGTCTTCTCCGATACCCAAAGCTCACTCCCAGGAGAGGCTTATTACGAAGAAGATGAAGCAGAAGATGAGAATGACTCTACTACCGCATTAACACAGCATGCTTATAGTGGCACACAAAAGGAAATGATCTCTCATAATCAATCACTCATCAATCAATTAAAATCCTCTCTCAGTCTCGATTATCTGATTGAGAACTTTTATCATGTCAATGACAAGACAGGCATTGATACCAATATATTTAATGTTGAGAAGTTGTTAAATACTGACTTATCAATTCAAAAAGATAGTAATAAGCCACAGATTCTGATCTACCATACCCATGCAAATGAGTGGTTTTCCGACAGCGATAAGTCTAACAAAGATGATCTTATGCTTGGTGTTGGCAGATATCTGGCTAAAATCTTAACCGAGAAATATGGCTATAATGTTATTCATCATGAAGGTATCTACGATACCGGAGTCCACAAATATGCCTATATGAAAGCACTTTCTAAAATCAAAGCAATTCTAAAAGAAAATCCATCCATCGTAGCCGTCTTTGATCTTCACAGGGATGGAGTCGGCAATGATAAACACACTACTGTAGAAGTCAATCATGTTAAAATGGCACAGATCATGTTCTTTAATGGTGTCAGCTATAACAAGTCCGGCCCCATTGATAATCTATACAATCCAAACTTGCAGAGCAATTTAGCATTTAGTCTTCAGATGAAACTATTTGCAATGCAAAAATATCCTAATTTTACAAAGACGATTTTTCTAAAAAACTATCGATACAACATGCATTTAGCCAAACGATATTCTCTTGTCGAAGTCGGTGACCAAAATAACACCGTCGAAGAAGCGAAAAATGCTATGGTACCTCTTGCAGCTATCATCGATGCCGTACTTAGCGGCAATTCGAAATAA